The Corynebacterium vitaeruminis DSM 20294 genome window below encodes:
- the topA gene encoding type I DNA topoisomerase, with amino-acid sequence MAETTGTKRLVIVESATKAKKIAPYLGSDYIVEASVGHIRDLPRGAADVPAKYKKEPWARLGVNTDDGFTPLYVVSPDKKKVADLKSKLKQVDELLLATDPDREGEAIAWHLLEVLKPKVPVRRMVFNEITKPAILAAAENTRDLDENLVDAQETRRILDRLYGYEVSPVLWKKVMPRLSAGRVQSVATRVIVERERERMAFVSAEYWDLQAEFDTGKPEVDGNPRTFVGRLTSIDGKRVATGRDFNDKGILTSDAVVVDKHSATQLAANLEGQPMAVAAVEEKPYTRRPYAPFMTSTLQQEAGRKLHYTSERTMRIAQRLYENGHITYMRTDSTTLSEQGLKAAREQAISLYGKQYVTDGPRRYDRKVKNSQEAHEAIRPAGEHFATPQDLSGQLDAEEYKLYELIWQRTVASQMADAKGTSMKVTIAGVAAGADSQQDVEFAATGRTITFPGFLRAYVETTKLADGRDVADNAEKHLPRLAKGDALGVNSITADDHSTNPPARYTEASLVKKMEDLGIGRPSTYASIIKTIQDRGYVYSRGNALVPSWVAFAVVGLLEKSFSSLVDYDFTSSMEDELDEIANGQENGTHWLTGFYFGDAEASDATAESVAKHGGLKALVGDNLESIDAREVNSLKLFDDSEGRAIVVRVGRYGPYIERVIGRNPETGEPVYQRANLSDTTTPDELTLELAEKLFATPQSGRELGPNPANGRMIVAKEGRFGPYVTEVLGEDEKEKVAAVAEEIVAAERAEEDAQRAAEGKRAKNWGTKTAAAAKEKRINQIIDERLKPATASLFSSMEPSTVTLEEALKLMSLPREVGVDPSDGEVITAQNGRYGPYLKKGTDSRTLGSEEQIFTITLDEARRIYAEPKRRGRGATSQSVIKQLGDNDVSGKPMSVRDGRFGPYVTDGTTNASLRRGDDPTALTDARANELLSERRAKEAADGPKVAKKATKKAAKKTTKKAAKKATKKAAKKPPQTTKRVVKAGSRKA; translated from the coding sequence ATGGCTGAAACCACAGGCACGAAGCGCCTCGTCATCGTCGAGTCCGCGACGAAGGCCAAAAAGATTGCTCCCTACCTAGGCAGCGACTACATCGTCGAGGCATCCGTGGGCCACATTCGTGACCTCCCCCGCGGTGCGGCGGACGTGCCAGCCAAGTACAAGAAGGAGCCCTGGGCGCGTCTCGGCGTTAACACCGACGACGGGTTCACGCCTTTGTACGTGGTCAGCCCGGACAAGAAGAAGGTCGCCGACCTCAAGTCGAAGCTGAAGCAGGTCGACGAACTGCTGCTGGCAACCGACCCCGACCGCGAGGGCGAGGCCATCGCGTGGCACCTGCTCGAGGTGCTCAAGCCCAAGGTGCCGGTGCGCCGCATGGTGTTCAACGAGATCACCAAGCCCGCGATCCTGGCCGCCGCGGAGAACACCCGCGACCTCGACGAGAACCTCGTCGACGCCCAGGAGACCCGCCGCATCCTCGACCGCCTCTACGGCTACGAGGTCTCCCCGGTGCTGTGGAAGAAGGTCATGCCGCGCCTGTCGGCGGGACGCGTGCAGTCGGTGGCCACCCGCGTCATCGTCGAGCGCGAGCGCGAGCGCATGGCGTTCGTCTCCGCCGAGTACTGGGACCTGCAGGCCGAGTTCGACACCGGCAAGCCCGAGGTCGACGGCAACCCGCGCACCTTCGTCGGCCGCCTCACGAGCATCGACGGCAAGCGCGTGGCCACCGGCCGCGACTTCAACGACAAGGGAATCCTCACCTCCGACGCCGTGGTCGTCGACAAGCACAGCGCAACGCAGCTGGCGGCGAACCTCGAAGGCCAGCCGATGGCGGTCGCGGCGGTGGAGGAGAAGCCGTACACGAGGCGACCGTACGCGCCGTTTATGACCTCGACGCTGCAGCAGGAGGCCGGCCGCAAGCTGCATTACACTTCCGAGCGCACGATGCGCATCGCGCAGCGCCTCTACGAAAACGGCCACATCACCTATATGCGTACCGACTCCACGACGCTGTCGGAGCAGGGGCTCAAGGCCGCCCGCGAGCAGGCGATCTCCCTCTACGGCAAGCAGTACGTGACCGATGGCCCGCGCCGCTACGACCGCAAGGTGAAGAACTCGCAGGAGGCGCACGAGGCGATCCGCCCCGCCGGCGAGCACTTCGCCACCCCGCAGGACCTGTCGGGCCAGCTCGACGCCGAGGAGTACAAGCTCTACGAGCTGATCTGGCAGCGCACCGTCGCCTCCCAGATGGCCGACGCGAAGGGAACCTCCATGAAGGTGACCATCGCGGGTGTCGCCGCGGGCGCCGACTCCCAGCAGGACGTCGAGTTCGCCGCCACCGGCCGCACGATCACCTTCCCCGGCTTCCTGCGTGCCTACGTGGAGACCACCAAGCTCGCCGACGGCCGCGACGTGGCAGATAACGCCGAGAAGCACCTGCCGCGCCTGGCCAAGGGCGACGCGCTGGGCGTCAACTCCATCACCGCCGACGACCACTCCACCAACCCGCCGGCGCGCTACACCGAGGCCTCGCTGGTGAAGAAGATGGAGGACCTGGGCATCGGCCGCCCGTCGACCTACGCGTCGATCATCAAGACCATCCAGGATCGCGGCTACGTCTACTCCCGCGGCAACGCGCTGGTGCCCAGCTGGGTCGCCTTCGCCGTCGTGGGGCTTTTGGAGAAGTCCTTCTCCTCGCTGGTCGACTACGACTTCACCTCCTCCATGGAGGACGAGCTCGACGAGATCGCCAACGGCCAGGAGAACGGCACCCACTGGCTCACCGGCTTCTACTTCGGCGACGCCGAGGCCTCCGACGCCACCGCCGAGTCCGTGGCCAAGCACGGCGGGCTCAAGGCGCTCGTCGGCGACAACCTCGAATCCATCGACGCCCGCGAGGTCAACTCGCTTAAGCTCTTCGACGACTCCGAGGGTCGCGCCATCGTCGTGCGCGTGGGACGCTACGGCCCCTACATCGAGCGGGTCATTGGACGAAACCCCGAAACGGGAGAGCCGGTCTACCAGCGCGCCAACCTGTCGGACACCACGACCCCGGACGAGCTCACCCTGGAGCTCGCGGAGAAGCTGTTCGCCACCCCGCAGTCGGGGCGCGAGCTGGGCCCGAACCCGGCCAATGGCCGCATGATCGTGGCCAAGGAAGGTCGCTTCGGCCCGTACGTCACCGAGGTGCTCGGCGAGGACGAGAAGGAGAAGGTCGCCGCCGTCGCGGAGGAGATCGTCGCCGCCGAGCGCGCCGAGGAGGACGCCCAGCGCGCCGCCGAGGGCAAGCGCGCGAAGAACTGGGGCACCAAGACCGCGGCCGCCGCCAAGGAAAAGCGCATCAACCAGATCATCGACGAGCGCCTCAAGCCCGCCACCGCCTCGCTGTTTAGCTCGATGGAGCCCTCGACCGTCACCCTCGAGGAGGCGCTCAAGCTCATGAGCCTGCCGCGCGAGGTGGGTGTCGATCCCTCCGACGGGGAGGTCATCACCGCGCAGAACGGCCGCTACGGCCCGTACCTGAAGAAGGGCACCGACTCGCGCACCCTCGGCAGCGAGGAGCAGATCTTCACGATCACCCTCGACGAGGCCCGCCGCATCTACGCCGAGCCCAAGCGCCGCGGCAGGGGTGCCACCTCGCAGTCGGTGATCAAGCAGCTCGGCGACAACGACGTCTCCGGCAAGCCCATGTCCGTGCGCGACGGCCGCTTCGGACCGTACGTCACCGACGGCACCACGAACGCCTCGCTGCGTCGCGGCGACGACCCGACCGCGCTCACCGACGCGCGCGCGAACGAGCTGCTCTCCGAGCGCCGAGCGAAGGAGGCCGCCGACGGCCCCAAGGTGGCCAAGAAGGCCACGAAGAAAGCGGCAAAGAAGACCACGAAGAAGGCAGCCAAGAAGGCGACGAAGAAGGCCGCAAAGAAGCCGCCACAGACCACCAAGCGCGTGGTCAAGGCGGGCAGCCGCAAGGCCTAG
- a CDS encoding amidase family protein, with product MNAPWSDWSGLDIDGWRAQVARTSAVDGVTAALAQIEELNPTLNAFSEVCGPQALAAAARLDALPESERGPLHGVPFAVKDEIDLAGFPTTFGTHANVRVKWEDSEIVAKLKKAGAIPIGKTRMPEFGAWPVTYTDHAGATRNPFDLSRTPGGSSGGTAAAVAAGIVPFGLGGDGGGSIRIPAAHCGLVGLKPQRGRVSTSPYPSLWLTLGTPGALTRTVADAAKVYDIISTTAPQFERALENTAPLKVRWTTSSVSPVSRTCKENAQAVRATAALLEKAGYDVGPLEGKLPDPTFPFLALFFASIKEETSQIENLPALDRRSRTLSRLARMTPFWMRVWAISHGERLAYLTSSLFDDCDLLLTPTTAARPGPADELKGKGVVGSLIASIPSVSHTLLWNLAGNPAAAIPVGEDSAGLPLSVQLVGPTEGEALILRAARDVERLSQS from the coding sequence ATGAATGCACCTTGGTCTGACTGGTCCGGCTTAGACATCGACGGGTGGCGCGCGCAGGTCGCCCGCACCAGCGCGGTCGACGGGGTCACGGCGGCGCTCGCCCAGATCGAGGAACTCAATCCCACGCTCAACGCCTTCAGCGAGGTGTGCGGCCCGCAGGCGCTGGCCGCCGCGGCACGCCTCGATGCGCTTCCCGAGTCCGAGCGCGGCCCCCTGCACGGGGTGCCGTTCGCGGTGAAAGACGAGATCGACCTCGCAGGCTTTCCGACGACCTTCGGCACCCACGCGAACGTTCGCGTGAAGTGGGAGGACAGCGAGATCGTGGCCAAGCTGAAGAAGGCAGGTGCCATCCCGATCGGCAAAACGCGGATGCCGGAGTTCGGCGCCTGGCCGGTCACCTACACCGACCACGCCGGTGCCACCCGTAACCCGTTCGACCTCAGCCGCACCCCGGGCGGATCCTCGGGCGGCACGGCGGCGGCGGTGGCCGCGGGCATCGTCCCCTTCGGCCTCGGCGGCGACGGCGGCGGCTCCATCCGTATCCCGGCCGCCCACTGCGGGCTCGTGGGGCTTAAACCCCAGCGCGGGCGCGTGAGCACGAGCCCGTACCCCAGCCTGTGGCTGACCTTGGGCACCCCGGGCGCGCTCACCCGCACGGTCGCCGACGCCGCGAAGGTCTACGACATCATCTCGACCACGGCGCCGCAGTTCGAGCGCGCGCTCGAGAACACCGCGCCACTGAAGGTCCGCTGGACCACCAGCTCCGTCTCGCCGGTCTCGCGCACGTGCAAGGAGAACGCCCAGGCGGTGCGCGCGACCGCGGCGCTGCTGGAGAAAGCCGGTTACGACGTGGGCCCCCTAGAAGGGAAGCTGCCCGACCCGACCTTCCCCTTCCTCGCGCTGTTCTTCGCGAGCATCAAGGAGGAGACCTCCCAGATCGAGAACCTGCCCGCCCTTGACCGTCGCAGCCGCACGCTGTCTCGGCTGGCGCGGATGACGCCGTTTTGGATGCGCGTGTGGGCGATCAGCCACGGGGAGCGGCTCGCCTATCTTACTTCTTCGCTTTTCGACGATTGCGACCTGTTGCTCACCCCGACGACGGCCGCGCGCCCGGGCCCGGCCGACGAGCTCAAGGGCAAGGGAGTGGTGGGCTCGCTCATCGCCTCGATCCCTTCGGTCTCGCACACGCTGCTGTGGAACCTGGCGGGCAACCCCGCGGCCGCCATCCCCGTGGGGGAAGACTCCGCTGGGCTGCCGCTGTCGGTGCAGCTGGTCGGCCCCACCGAGGGGGAGGCGCTCATCCTGCGCGCCGCGCGGGACGTCGAAAGGCTATCGCAAAGCTAG
- a CDS encoding PadR family transcriptional regulator, which yields MRFPGHNEHFGRGFDEEGFGPRGGARGRRGHGGHGGPGRHGGPGAMPGPGFGHGPDLDPREHFGRGRGKGRGGRAGRGDLRTAVLLLVAEEPMHGYQIMNTIAERTEGNWKPSPGAIYPTLSLLEDEGLITVEKEAGRKLATITEAGTQLVDKQKQEWANFFDAYREPEGRPPFGPRGRGFSPRDGRRWFGNPALMESLGGLRQVIMDAREEDQDKVLDILDEAIARIRELGNEDDEPAKD from the coding sequence ATGCGTTTCCCAGGACACAACGAACACTTCGGCCGCGGATTCGACGAGGAGGGCTTCGGCCCAAGGGGCGGCGCCCGCGGGCGCCGCGGACATGGTGGACACGGCGGGCCCGGCAGGCACGGCGGCCCGGGTGCGATGCCCGGCCCCGGATTCGGCCACGGCCCTGACCTCGATCCCCGAGAGCACTTCGGTCGCGGCCGCGGCAAGGGCCGCGGCGGGCGCGCCGGCCGCGGCGACCTGCGCACCGCGGTGCTGCTGCTCGTCGCCGAGGAGCCGATGCACGGCTACCAGATCATGAACACCATCGCCGAGCGAACCGAGGGCAATTGGAAGCCCAGCCCGGGCGCTATCTACCCGACGCTGAGCCTGCTCGAGGACGAGGGGCTGATCACCGTGGAGAAGGAGGCGGGCCGCAAGCTCGCGACGATCACGGAGGCGGGCACGCAGCTCGTCGACAAGCAAAAGCAAGAATGGGCGAACTTCTTTGACGCCTATCGCGAGCCGGAGGGCAGGCCCCCGTTCGGACCGCGCGGTCGAGGCTTCTCGCCGCGGGACGGGCGCCGCTGGTTCGGCAATCCGGCGCTCATGGAGTCGCTCGGCGGCCTGCGCCAGGTGATCATGGACGCGCGCGAGGAGGATCAGGACAAGGTCTTGGACATCCTCGACGAGGCCATCGCCCGCATCCGCGAGCTCGGCAACGAGGACGATGAGCCGGCCAAAGACTAA
- a CDS encoding adenylate/guanylate cyclase domain-containing protein: MSRVWHTLKWLSGTSWPLYATTVLGSNVAAAIAIMLFLRFLVPLPGFKDFSSPTGSLGLIGLIYLVLAVLFGGIVTFILFRPVLDWQRHPDRHDPNMVRNLVMRIPFYQAALCAMVWAIGIFIVAIAAARESGRLALVVSVATLLAGGVVVLLTYLEAERLVRPVAATALARRFEDSTLEPPITQRLRATWLLTSGVPILGVLLMIIGQDTGFFTGNVKDIIPGIAALCATALVTGFLGTTLVVMSVVDPILELQRAINQVRRGDSDVQVDIYDGSEIGVLQAGFNEMMRGLKERQRVRDIFGRYVGIEVARRALEERPELGGEDREVAVIFVDVIGSTTFAVNHDPEEVVEELNRFFEHVVDVVHRNKGIINKFQGDAALAVFGAPITLSDATGHALTAARELRQELKDLRLQAGIGVAAGHVVAGHIGGHDRFEYTVIGDAVNTAARLTELAKDTPGRVLTNASTLAKANEAEQARWTLMKSVELRGRKLMTQLARPVRPTLADRS; encoded by the coding sequence ATGAGCAGAGTGTGGCATACCCTGAAGTGGCTGTCGGGCACCTCGTGGCCGCTATACGCCACGACGGTGCTCGGGTCCAACGTAGCGGCGGCGATCGCCATCATGCTCTTCCTCCGCTTCCTCGTCCCGCTGCCCGGGTTCAAGGACTTCTCCTCCCCCACGGGATCGCTCGGGCTCATCGGGCTCATCTACTTGGTGCTGGCGGTCCTGTTCGGCGGGATCGTCACCTTTATATTGTTCCGCCCAGTGCTCGACTGGCAGCGGCACCCGGACAGACACGACCCCAACATGGTGCGCAACCTCGTCATGCGCATCCCCTTCTACCAAGCGGCGCTGTGCGCGATGGTCTGGGCCATCGGCATCTTCATCGTCGCCATCGCCGCCGCGCGGGAATCCGGCAGGCTGGCGCTGGTGGTGTCGGTGGCCACGCTGCTCGCGGGCGGGGTGGTCGTTCTGCTGACCTACCTCGAGGCCGAGCGCCTCGTGCGCCCGGTCGCCGCCACCGCGCTCGCCCGCCGCTTCGAGGACTCCACGCTCGAGCCGCCGATCACCCAGCGCCTGCGCGCCACGTGGCTGCTCACCTCCGGCGTGCCCATCCTCGGCGTGCTGCTCATGATCATCGGGCAGGACACGGGCTTTTTCACCGGCAACGTCAAGGACATCATCCCCGGCATCGCCGCGCTGTGCGCGACGGCACTCGTGACCGGCTTCCTGGGCACCACCCTGGTGGTCATGAGCGTCGTCGACCCGATCCTCGAGCTGCAGCGCGCCATCAACCAGGTCCGCCGCGGCGACAGCGACGTCCAGGTGGACATCTACGACGGCTCCGAGATCGGCGTCTTACAGGCCGGCTTCAACGAGATGATGCGCGGGCTCAAGGAGCGCCAACGGGTGCGCGACATTTTCGGCCGCTACGTCGGCATCGAGGTCGCCCGTCGCGCGCTCGAGGAGCGCCCCGAGCTCGGCGGCGAGGACCGCGAGGTGGCCGTCATCTTCGTGGACGTGATCGGCTCGACCACCTTCGCCGTCAACCACGACCCGGAAGAGGTCGTCGAGGAGCTCAACCGCTTCTTCGAGCACGTCGTCGACGTGGTCCACCGCAACAAGGGCATCATCAACAAGTTCCAGGGCGACGCGGCGCTGGCCGTCTTCGGCGCGCCGATTACGCTGTCCGACGCCACCGGCCACGCGCTCACCGCGGCCCGCGAGCTGCGCCAGGAGCTCAAGGACCTGCGCCTGCAGGCGGGCATCGGCGTGGCGGCCGGCCACGTGGTCGCGGGCCACATCGGCGGCCACGACCGCTTCGAGTACACGGTCATCGGCGACGCCGTGAACACCGCCGCGCGCCTGACCGAGCTGGCCAAGGACACCCCGGGCCGCGTGCTCACCAACGCCTCCACGCTGGCCAAGGCCAACGAGGCCGAACAGGCGCGGTGGACCCTCATGAAGTCCGTCGAGCTGCGCGGGCGCAAGCTCATGACGCAGCTGGCCCGCCCGGTGCGCCCGACGCTGGCCGACCGTTCCTGA
- a CDS encoding DNA polymerase III subunit delta': protein MRLVSEDIFSQLGVGGQVAEQLRAAALAARRGDEGSAMTHAWLFTGPPGSGRSVAALAFAAALECEDPDVVGCGRCPQCLAVKARTHGDVLFIEPRELVISVKTVREEVVFPAAMQPTVSRWRVVILDNADRLNEYSGNALLKTFEEPPAHSVIILCAPSADPEDVIPTLVSRSRHLYIPLPRVDEVAAILTRDGQISEQAARLAASATGNHVGRARRLATDKEAQQRRSSILHLAELVYHGDQAFIAVTDIVKKTTRAAEAQLTEENEVEMEKLRTALGMGAKGRGVQKAQRGVAGQLKGLEDLQKKRKTRAIRDALDMSLVDLAGLYRDALMLATNAQVGLIHPDMQPLAQDLAKVGPRGLAACIDAVMEARHAIDVNVRPEAAMDAMVGRIRLASGVS from the coding sequence TTGAGACTCGTGAGCGAGGATATCTTTAGCCAACTTGGCGTGGGCGGGCAGGTCGCGGAGCAGCTGCGGGCTGCGGCGCTAGCGGCGCGTCGCGGCGATGAAGGCTCCGCGATGACGCACGCCTGGCTGTTTACGGGCCCGCCCGGCTCGGGGCGCTCGGTCGCAGCGCTCGCCTTCGCCGCCGCGCTGGAATGCGAGGACCCAGACGTGGTCGGCTGCGGCCGCTGCCCGCAGTGCCTTGCGGTCAAGGCCCGCACGCACGGGGACGTCCTCTTCATCGAGCCGCGTGAGCTGGTTATTTCGGTGAAAACCGTGCGCGAGGAGGTCGTCTTTCCCGCCGCCATGCAGCCCACCGTCTCCCGCTGGCGGGTGGTCATCTTGGACAACGCCGATCGCCTCAACGAATACTCCGGAAACGCACTGCTCAAGACGTTTGAGGAGCCGCCCGCGCACTCTGTCATCATCCTCTGCGCGCCCTCGGCCGACCCGGAGGACGTCATCCCCACGCTCGTCTCGCGCAGCCGCCACCTTTATATCCCGCTGCCCAGAGTCGACGAGGTCGCGGCGATCCTCACCCGCGACGGGCAGATTTCCGAGCAGGCCGCGCGCCTTGCCGCTTCTGCCACGGGCAACCACGTGGGCCGCGCCCGCAGGCTCGCCACCGACAAGGAGGCGCAGCAGCGCCGCTCGAGCATCCTCCACCTCGCCGAGCTCGTCTACCACGGCGACCAGGCGTTTATCGCGGTCACGGACATCGTGAAGAAGACCACCAGGGCCGCCGAGGCGCAGCTGACCGAGGAGAACGAGGTCGAGATGGAAAAGCTACGCACCGCGTTAGGCATGGGTGCCAAAGGCAGGGGCGTGCAAAAGGCGCAGCGCGGCGTCGCGGGCCAGCTCAAGGGCCTCGAGGACCTGCAGAAAAAGCGCAAGACCCGCGCCATCCGCGACGCCCTCGACATGTCGCTCGTCGACCTTGCCGGCCTCTACCGTGACGCGCTCATGCTGGCCACGAACGCGCAGGTGGGCCTCATCCACCCCGACATGCAGCCGCTCGCCCAGGACCTCGCGAAGGTCGGCCCGCGGGGGCTCGCCGCCTGCATCGACGCCGTCATGGAGGCCCGCCACGCGATCGACGTCAACGTCCGCCCCGAGGCCGCGATGGACGCGATGGTCGGCCGCATCCGCCTCGCGTCCGGCGTTTCCTAG
- a CDS encoding putative immunity protein, translating into MASPQTLSEQDRRLVAGWAAACAARVLPLFEAEVPNDLRVRDGIERVRAYGRGELESAGEIKRRFEAGRAAGSTKVPAAVAAARAAGQASGVAHMGAHALGAAAYAAKARFLAAAQGQEEAERCAEVEWQIAAMSPEVRRALAQLPELGTNSSGPLGKGLLTAGVLGMTISEIQAALADATQPR; encoded by the coding sequence ATGGCTTCACCGCAAACCTTGAGCGAACAGGATCGCAGGCTCGTCGCGGGGTGGGCCGCTGCCTGCGCGGCGCGCGTGCTTCCGTTGTTCGAGGCAGAGGTGCCGAATGACCTACGAGTGCGTGACGGCATCGAGCGGGTGCGAGCCTACGGCCGAGGTGAACTTGAGTCTGCCGGTGAGATCAAACGCCGCTTTGAAGCTGGGCGTGCAGCGGGCTCGACCAAGGTTCCTGCGGCGGTGGCGGCGGCGAGGGCTGCGGGCCAAGCCTCCGGTGTGGCGCATATGGGCGCGCACGCGCTTGGAGCCGCGGCGTATGCCGCCAAAGCTCGGTTCCTCGCGGCGGCACAAGGACAGGAAGAAGCCGAGCGGTGCGCGGAGGTGGAGTGGCAGATAGCTGCCATGTCGCCGGAGGTTCGGCGGGCTTTGGCACAGCTTCCGGAGTTAGGAACAAACTCCTCGGGGCCTTTGGGAAAAGGGCTTTTGACGGCTGGCGTTCTGGGGATGACGATCAGCGAGATCCAGGCGGCGCTTGCCGACGCAACACAACCTCGCTAG